The endosymbiont of Bathymodiolus septemdierum str. Myojin knoll sequence GCCACTTAAAAACTTAAAGTTTTTGCTTTCTACATTGCCATTAGTAGCAAAAGCCGAGCCTTGTACGCGTCTACATTCGCTACAATGACACATTATAATGTCTGTAATTTTTTGCGTGATTTGAAACTTAACCTTACCACATAGGCATTCACCTTGATGCATTTTAACCCCTTTGAATTGGTGTCCTTGAGTGGATTCGAACCACTGACCTGCCGCTTAGGAGGCGGCTGCTCTATCCAGCTGAGCCACAAAGACAAATTATGTAAAATCATGTATTTTACAATATAATATAGGGTAATGAAAAATTGTCAACAAATAATACAACTCGCCAAGCAAGGTGATGCCCAAAGTCAATACGAATTAGGGTTAATGTATGAACTGGGCGCGGGTGTGGATAAAGATTTATCACAAGCCTTTGAATGGTATCAAAAATCTGCACAGCAGGAGCAGGCAAAAGCACAGTATAATTTAGGCATTTTTTTTGCACTGGGTAAAGGTACAAAAAAGGACATAATAAAATCAAAACAGTGGATACGACGCGCGAACGAGAACGGCTATTCGGGTGCGAGTATTTTTTAACTAAAAAGGAAGACGAGATGAAAACAAAGGACATTGACTTAAAAGACAGGCTGATTTTTGCATTGGATGTTCCAGAAGTGGCGCAAGCAAAAGATTTGGTAATACAATTAGATGACAGCGTGAGTTTTTACAAAATCGGCATGGAGATGCTGATGACAGGTCAATTCTTCCCATTAATGGACTGGTTGATTGCACAGGATAAGAAGGTTTTTGTGGACTTAAAGTTTTTTGATGTGCCTGAGACCGTTGGTAGAACGATTAATCGTTTGAGTCAGTACGGTGCAACTTTTGCTACTATTCACGGCAATCAGGCATTAATGGAAAAAGCTGCTGAAAACAAAGGCAACCTTAAAATATTAGCAGTGACCGCATTAACCAGTCTTGATAGGGGGGATTTGGATGATTTAGGTTTTAAATGCAATGTGCAAGATTTGGTAATTTCTCGTGCTAAGCGCGCCTTTGAGGCAGGTTGCGATGGCGTGGTTTCATCGGGTTTAGAGGTGCCATTCTTGCGCGAATTTGTAGACAATAAATTGATTGCAGTCACGCCAGGTATTCGCCCTGTTA is a genomic window containing:
- the pyrF gene encoding orotidine-5'-phosphate decarboxylase, whose product is MKTKDIDLKDRLIFALDVPEVAQAKDLVIQLDDSVSFYKIGMEMLMTGQFFPLMDWLIAQDKKVFVDLKFFDVPETVGRTINRLSQYGATFATIHGNQALMEKAAENKGNLKILAVTALTSLDRGDLDDLGFKCNVQDLVISRAKRAFEAGCDGVVSSGLEVPFLREFVDNKLIAVTPGIRPVNNTVEDDQKRVIDVATAFKSGSDYIVVGRPIKNAADPYQAASNIQDIIKTCF
- a CDS encoding tetratricopeptide repeat protein codes for the protein MKNCQQIIQLAKQGDAQSQYELGLMYELGAGVDKDLSQAFEWYQKSAQQEQAKAQYNLGIFFALGKGTKKDIIKSKQWIRRANENGYSGASIF